One stretch of Halobacillus litoralis DNA includes these proteins:
- the glyQ gene encoding glycine--tRNA ligase subunit alpha, whose product MNIQDMILTLQNHWSKQGCLLMQAYDTEKGAGTMSPMTLLRSLGPEPWNVAYVEPSRRPADGRYGQNPNRLYQHHQFQVIMKPSPDNIQELYLESLEALGIDPKKHDIRFVEDNWENPTLGAAGLGWEVWLDGMEITQFTYFQQIGGLEAKPVSAEITYGLERLASYIQDKENVFELEWTNGVTVGDIFTQPEYEHSVYTFEASDEDMLFNLFSTYEKEAQRIMEQGLVFPAYDYVLKCSHTFNLLDAKGVISVTERTGYISRVRNLARKIAKTYVEERERLGFPMLKKEEGHHE is encoded by the coding sequence ATGAATATTCAAGACATGATCTTAACATTGCAAAATCATTGGTCGAAACAAGGTTGTCTGCTTATGCAAGCTTACGATACAGAAAAAGGGGCAGGGACGATGTCTCCCATGACGCTTTTACGAAGCCTCGGACCTGAACCTTGGAACGTTGCCTATGTAGAGCCGTCCCGTCGTCCTGCTGACGGACGATATGGCCAAAACCCGAACCGTTTATATCAACACCATCAGTTTCAGGTCATTATGAAACCTTCTCCGGATAATATTCAGGAATTGTACTTAGAATCACTCGAAGCTCTTGGGATTGATCCGAAGAAACACGACATCCGATTCGTAGAAGATAACTGGGAAAACCCAACCCTCGGTGCCGCAGGTCTTGGGTGGGAAGTGTGGCTTGATGGTATGGAAATCACGCAATTTACGTATTTTCAACAAATCGGTGGCCTTGAAGCTAAGCCGGTCTCTGCTGAAATTACGTACGGCCTGGAACGACTAGCCTCTTACATTCAAGATAAAGAAAATGTTTTTGAATTAGAATGGACCAATGGAGTAACAGTAGGAGATATTTTCACTCAGCCGGAATATGAACATTCGGTTTATACATTCGAAGCTTCTGATGAGGATATGTTGTTCAATCTCTTCTCAACTTATGAAAAGGAAGCACAGCGTATCATGGAACAAGGGCTTGTTTTCCCAGCTTATGATTATGTGTTGAAATGTTCCCATACATTTAATTTGCTGGATGCGAAAGGGGTCATTAGTGTAACCGAAAGAACGGGTTACATCTCCCGTGTAAGAAATCTGGCGCGGAAAATTGCTAAAACCTATGTAGAAGAAAGGGAGCGTCTTGGCTTCCCAATGTTGAAGAAGGAGGAGGGGCATCATGAGTAA
- a CDS encoding helix-turn-helix transcriptional regulator, which yields MELSNRQEQIIQIVKENGPITGENIADQLNLTRATLRPDLAILTMAGFLDARPRVGYFFTGKTGSELFTEKLKKFKVDEYQSRPIVVEEDVSVYDAICAMFLEDVGTLFVTDQHSILTGVLSRKDLLRASIGNQDLTSVPVHIIMTRMPNITVCEPEDLLLDAAQKLIEKQIDGLPVVQPTEEGLKVVGRLTKTNITKALVELARDQHL from the coding sequence TTGGAACTATCAAACCGGCAAGAACAAATTATTCAAATCGTTAAAGAGAACGGGCCGATTACAGGTGAGAATATAGCGGATCAGCTGAACTTAACAAGAGCGACGCTTCGTCCAGACCTAGCCATTCTTACAATGGCGGGTTTCTTGGACGCCCGCCCGCGTGTCGGTTATTTCTTTACAGGGAAAACAGGGTCTGAGCTTTTTACGGAAAAGCTTAAGAAGTTCAAAGTGGATGAATATCAATCTCGCCCGATTGTTGTGGAAGAAGATGTATCGGTTTACGATGCTATTTGTGCTATGTTCTTAGAAGACGTAGGGACACTTTTCGTAACAGATCAACACTCCATTTTAACAGGAGTCTTATCAAGGAAAGATCTGCTGAGAGCGAGTATCGGTAATCAGGATCTTACTTCCGTTCCTGTCCATATCATTATGACGAGGATGCCGAATATTACGGTTTGTGAACCTGAAGATTTGTTGTTAGATGCCGCTCAGAAGTTAATTGAAAAACAAATTGATGGTCTGCCTGTAGTCCAACCTACTGAAGAAGGGTTGAAAGTGGTCGGGCGACTGACAAAAACAAATATCACGAAAGCACTTGTGGAATTGGCTAGGGACCAACACTTGTAA